One genomic window of Campylobacter curvus includes the following:
- the rpsL gene encoding 30S ribosomal protein S12 — protein MPTINQLVRKERKKVTVKSKSPALKECPQRRGVCTRVYTTTPKKPNSALRKVAKVRLTSGFEVISYIGGEGHNLQEHSIVLVRGGRVKDLPGVKYHIVRGALDTAGVAKRTVARSKYGAKRPKAGAAAAAKK, from the coding sequence GTGCCAACCATAAATCAATTGGTCAGAAAAGAGCGCAAGAAAGTGACCGTGAAGTCCAAATCTCCAGCGCTAAAAGAGTGCCCTCAAAGAAGAGGAGTTTGCACTAGGGTCTATACTACGACTCCTAAAAAACCAAACTCAGCTTTGAGGAAAGTTGCCAAAGTCAGGCTAACGAGCGGTTTTGAAGTCATCAGCTACATCGGCGGTGAGGGTCACAACCTGCAAGAACATAGCATCGTGCTAGTACGTGGCGGTCGTGTCAAGGACTTGCCGGGTGTTAAATACCACATAGTTCGCGGTGCGTTAGATACTGCAGGTGTCGCAAAAAGAACTGTCGCGCGTTCAAAATACGGCGCAAAACGCCCTAAAGCAGGCGCTGCTGCAGCTGCTAAAAAGTAA
- a CDS encoding Dps family protein, translated as MSKVISQLNIIQADANALYIKFHDLHWNVKGIQFFSVHEYTEKAYEDMSEIFDDTAERAIMLGGKPVIKAEELNKLTHIKHEPKDSYTPSEVLEIVLADYKHLLDEFKKLDKIAEGDTTTQMYAQDQIGKYEKAIWMLSATLAK; from the coding sequence ATGTCAAAAGTTATTTCACAGTTGAATATAATCCAGGCCGATGCAAATGCTCTTTATATCAAATTCCACGATCTTCACTGGAATGTAAAGGGCATTCAGTTTTTCAGCGTGCATGAATATACCGAAAAAGCTTACGAAGATATGAGCGAAATTTTCGATGACACAGCCGAGAGAGCTATCATGCTTGGTGGCAAGCCTGTCATCAAAGCTGAGGAGCTAAACAAACTAACTCACATAAAACACGAACCAAAGGACAGCTACACTCCGAGCGAAGTTTTAGAGATCGTCTTGGCTGATTACAAACACCTATTGGACGAGTTTAAAAAGCTTGATAAGATCGCAGAGGGCGATACTACTACTCAAATGTATGCACAAGATCAGATAGGAAAATATGAAAAAGCTATCTGGATGCTTAGCGCTACACTTGCCAAATGA
- a CDS encoding DoxX family protein → MKNQDLGLLFVRLGLGICLFMHGFAKLTGGISFIKSMVASAGMPEFFAYGVYITEVLAPLMLIIGFYSRVAAAIIAANALFIVYLAHPNFLALTGHGGFEAEILYLYMAMALCTIFCGSGKYAIKAD, encoded by the coding sequence ATGAAAAATCAAGATTTAGGACTGCTTTTCGTGAGGCTTGGCCTTGGAATTTGCCTATTCATGCACGGCTTTGCAAAGCTTACAGGTGGTATCAGCTTTATAAAATCGATGGTAGCTTCAGCCGGGATGCCGGAATTTTTCGCTTATGGCGTTTATATCACCGAGGTTTTAGCTCCGCTTATGCTGATTATCGGGTTTTATTCGAGAGTCGCCGCAGCTATAATCGCTGCAAATGCACTGTTTATAGTTTATCTTGCGCATCCAAATTTTTTAGCCCTTACCGGACACGGAGGCTTTGAGGCTGAAATTTTATATCTTTATATGGCTATGGCTCTTTGCACGATCTTTTGTGGAAGCGGCAAATATGCCATCAAGGCGGACTGA
- the nhaC gene encoding Na+/H+ antiporter NhaC has product MSGEKLKPTFLQSVTPVLVMIFGLALGVGYYKLKVEPIILTSALVAGLIAWRLGYSYKELEAGIIDKISSSLPALMILWVVGLLIGSWMFSGTIPMIIYYGVGIISPKYLVVTAFLICAILSTVTGTSWGSAGTVGVAVMGIAQGLNVDLAATAGAVVAGAYFGDKLSPLSDTTNLAPIAAGSELYEHIRHMLYTTVPATIVAIVVYLFIGSGAASGSDVSASILSLQTELDRVFDFHVILLLPAILVLAGSFLKWPTIPVMLISSFMAVLFGVFLQGFSLKNGLISVMSGFNLNMSGLDGEFSKDMMKLLNRGGVSSVNATTILVICAMGFAGILSVTGMLSVVLHTIMSKVRSQAGVIISTISSCLTVAFVTGSSYLSILVPGEMFKDFYKEKGLAAKNLSRTLEDSGTVVVPLIPWSAAGAYMTATLGVATVEYLPWAVMNYMGIVFAVILAITGIGIAPLKDKKEE; this is encoded by the coding sequence ATGTCTGGCGAAAAGTTGAAACCGACGTTCTTGCAAAGCGTTACGCCGGTTTTGGTCATGATTTTCGGACTTGCTTTGGGAGTGGGCTACTACAAGCTCAAAGTCGAACCTATCATTTTGACCTCGGCGCTCGTTGCCGGGCTCATCGCTTGGCGGCTTGGCTACTCCTACAAAGAGCTTGAAGCGGGTATAATCGATAAAATTTCAAGCTCGCTTCCGGCACTCATGATACTTTGGGTCGTGGGTCTACTTATCGGCTCGTGGATGTTTTCCGGTACTATACCGATGATCATCTACTACGGCGTCGGGATCATCAGCCCAAAATACCTCGTCGTTACCGCCTTTTTGATATGCGCCATCCTCTCGACCGTCACCGGTACGTCCTGGGGGTCGGCCGGCACGGTGGGCGTGGCCGTAATGGGTATCGCTCAAGGCCTTAATGTGGATCTGGCCGCGACTGCAGGAGCTGTCGTAGCAGGAGCTTATTTTGGTGACAAACTCTCTCCACTTTCAGACACTACAAATTTAGCCCCGATAGCCGCAGGCTCGGAGCTTTATGAGCATATCAGGCATATGCTTTACACGACCGTGCCGGCTACTATCGTAGCGATCGTTGTTTATCTTTTTATAGGCTCGGGCGCAGCGAGCGGTAGTGATGTCTCGGCATCGATACTGTCGCTTCAGACCGAGCTTGATAGAGTTTTTGACTTTCACGTTATCCTTTTGCTGCCGGCGATTTTAGTCCTAGCGGGCTCTTTTTTAAAATGGCCGACCATACCAGTGATGCTCATATCGTCTTTTATGGCTGTATTGTTTGGCGTATTTTTACAGGGCTTTAGCCTCAAAAACGGTCTGATATCCGTGATGAGCGGCTTTAATCTAAACATGAGCGGGCTTGATGGTGAATTTTCAAAAGATATGATGAAGCTTTTAAACAGAGGCGGTGTGAGCTCGGTAAATGCCACGACCATCCTCGTCATCTGTGCTATGGGCTTTGCCGGGATTTTGTCCGTTACCGGTATGCTAAGCGTCGTGCTTCACACGATAATGTCAAAGGTCAGATCGCAAGCTGGCGTCATCATCTCGACCATATCGTCTTGTTTGACGGTCGCATTTGTGACCGGTAGCTCGTATCTGTCGATCTTGGTGCCTGGCGAGATGTTTAAGGACTTTTATAAAGAAAAGGGACTGGCGGCTAAGAATTTATCCAGAACTCTCGAGGACTCCGGTACCGTCGTCGTTCCGCTCATACCATGGTCGGCGGCCGGAGCTTATATGACGGCTACGCTTGGTGTCGCAACGGTGGAATATCTGCCTTGGGCGGTCATGAACTATATGGGTATAGTTTTTGCCGTGATCCTAGCTATCACGGGCATCGGCATAGCGCCGCTAAAAGATAAAAAGGAGGAGTGA
- the fusA gene encoding elongation factor G translates to MADRKTPLHMVRNIGIAAHIDAGKTTTSERILFFTGMSHKIGEVHDGAATMDWMEQEKERGITITSAATTCFWKQHQINLIDTPGHVDFTIEVERSMRVLDGAVAVFCSVGGVQPQSETVWRQANKYHVPRIVFVNKMDRIGANFYNVESQIRNRLKANPVPIQIPIGAEDDFKGVIDLVRMKAYVWEDDKKPTDYVEKEIPAELLEKAQEYRAKLIEAVSETDDSLMEKFFSGEELSEEEIKKGIKAGCLRMSIIPMLCGTAFKNKGIQPLLNAVVDYLPAPDEIEAIKGVYEDGTEVTVESTDDGEFAALAFKIMTDPFVGQLTFIRVYRGSLESGSYAYNTVQDSKERIGRLLKMHSNKREEISVLHAGEIGAVVGLKNTLTGDTLASEKDKVILEKMDFPEPVISVAVEPKTKADQEKMAIALQKLAQEDPSFRVNTDEESGQTIISGMGELHLEIIVDRMLREFKVDAEVGQPQVAYRETIRKPVEQEYKYAKQSGGRGQYGHVFLRIEPLEPASGFEFVNDIKGGVVPKEYIPAVEKGCREALQNGVLAGYPVEDVKVTLYDGSYHEVDSSEMAFKLAASMGFKEGARKANPVILEPMMKVEVETPEEYMGDVIGDLNKRRGQVSSMDERNGSKIITAFCPLAQMFGYSTDLRSGTQGRATYSMEFDHYEEVPKNVSEEIIKKRNG, encoded by the coding sequence ATGGCAGATAGAAAAACACCATTACATATGGTCAGAAACATCGGTATCGCAGCTCATATCGATGCAGGAAAAACTACCACGAGCGAGAGAATTTTATTTTTTACCGGTATGAGCCATAAGATCGGCGAGGTGCATGACGGTGCAGCCACGATGGACTGGATGGAACAAGAAAAAGAGCGTGGCATCACGATAACTTCGGCTGCGACGACTTGTTTTTGGAAACAGCATCAAATAAACCTGATCGATACTCCGGGCCACGTCGACTTCACTATCGAAGTTGAGCGTTCTATGCGTGTTCTTGACGGCGCAGTCGCGGTATTTTGCTCGGTCGGCGGCGTCCAACCTCAAAGTGAGACCGTTTGGAGGCAAGCGAACAAATATCACGTTCCAAGGATCGTTTTTGTAAATAAAATGGACAGGATCGGTGCAAATTTTTATAATGTCGAAAGCCAAATCAGAAACCGTTTAAAAGCAAATCCTGTGCCTATTCAAATTCCGATCGGTGCAGAGGATGATTTTAAGGGTGTTATCGACCTTGTGAGGATGAAAGCTTATGTTTGGGAAGATGATAAAAAACCGACTGACTATGTAGAAAAAGAAATCCCGGCCGAGCTTTTGGAAAAGGCGCAAGAGTATCGTGCGAAGCTCATAGAGGCCGTATCTGAAACAGACGATAGCTTGATGGAGAAATTTTTCAGCGGCGAAGAGCTAAGCGAAGAAGAGATCAAAAAAGGCATAAAAGCCGGTTGCTTAAGAATGAGCATAATACCTATGCTTTGCGGAACAGCTTTTAAAAATAAAGGCATCCAACCGCTTTTAAATGCCGTTGTGGACTATCTACCGGCTCCGGACGAGATCGAGGCTATAAAAGGCGTTTATGAGGACGGCACGGAAGTTACCGTCGAGTCTACCGATGATGGCGAATTTGCTGCGCTTGCATTTAAGATCATGACCGACCCGTTTGTGGGACAGCTGACATTTATCCGTGTTTATCGCGGAAGTCTTGAAAGCGGTAGCTACGCTTACAATACCGTTCAAGATAGCAAAGAAAGGATCGGACGACTCCTTAAAATGCACTCAAACAAACGTGAGGAAATTTCAGTCCTTCATGCCGGTGAGATCGGCGCTGTCGTAGGCCTAAAAAATACCTTGACCGGCGATACTCTCGCAAGCGAGAAAGATAAAGTCATCCTTGAAAAAATGGACTTCCCTGAGCCTGTCATCTCAGTCGCCGTTGAGCCAAAGACAAAAGCTGATCAAGAGAAAATGGCGATAGCACTTCAAAAGCTAGCTCAAGAGGATCCAAGCTTTAGAGTAAATACCGATGAAGAGAGCGGTCAGACTATTATTTCGGGCATGGGAGAGCTTCACTTGGAGATCATCGTCGATCGTATGCTTCGTGAATTTAAAGTCGACGCAGAAGTAGGTCAGCCGCAAGTTGCCTACCGCGAGACTATCCGCAAACCAGTCGAACAAGAGTATAAATATGCTAAGCAATCAGGTGGTCGCGGTCAATACGGGCACGTATTCTTACGTATCGAGCCGCTTGAGCCAGCTAGCGGATTTGAATTCGTCAATGATATCAAAGGTGGCGTCGTTCCAAAAGAATACATACCTGCCGTTGAGAAAGGTTGCCGCGAAGCGCTTCAAAATGGTGTGTTGGCCGGCTATCCGGTAGAAGATGTAAAAGTCACTCTATACGACGGAAGTTACCACGAGGTGGATAGCTCTGAAATGGCGTTCAAGCTTGCCGCTTCTATGGGCTTTAAAGAGGGTGCCAGAAAGGCAAATCCGGTCATCCTTGAGCCTATGATGAAGGTCGAGGTCGAAACTCCTGAAGAGTATATGGGCGATGTCATCGGCGATCTTAATAAACGCCGCGGTCAAGTTAGCTCGATGGATGAGCGCAACGGTAGCAAGATCATCACGGCTTTCTGCCCTCTAGCTCAGATGTTTGGCTACTCGACAGATCTTCGCTCAGGCACTCAAGGTCGTGCGACTTACTCTATGGAATTTGATCATTATGAAGAAGTTCCAAAGAATGTAAGCGAAGAGATCATTAAAAAGAGAAACGGCTAA
- a CDS encoding major outer membrane protein has translation MKLTKISLAALVALGAFSSVASATPLEEAIKNVDLSGFARYRYTNTTEKASKSDRNTEAKHNFKIVTNFKAAIDDNFFGVLGLRYNASDGSGNLGTSNNTPTTDKTNTDGTFGVHQFYLGYTIGGTTITAGKQEIGSFFTDDEIGTGVKVVNQDIEGLTLTAFAFDALENGSETDGTLFDNIRAKNPSTYPLNGYNAGNLYAAAVAGSYDPISFQLWYASLTEVVDLLAVEVAGNFAVTNDVSIGAKAQYVNSNADSGFKDAAAATVPYDDGNFYAGELSTSLFGVDLAAGYIGWKAKDHGVTSFALEDKGQLIAPGELLFGDDAEPTDYTFAQGKGDFWYGTAGYTYDKYFAGVDYINGKVKYKDGSKDKYQEIVPRLAYQYNKKLKFSSFYSFLETKHENGNKDKKDKLRFEAKYSF, from the coding sequence ATGAAACTAACAAAGATTAGTTTAGCGGCTTTGGTTGCTTTAGGTGCATTTTCAAGCGTAGCTTCAGCTACTCCACTTGAAGAAGCTATAAAAAATGTAGATCTTTCAGGATTTGCAAGATATAGGTATACAAATACAACAGAAAAAGCTTCTAAGAGCGATAGAAATACAGAGGCAAAACATAACTTTAAAATCGTAACAAATTTTAAAGCTGCGATCGACGATAATTTCTTTGGTGTATTGGGCTTGAGATATAATGCAAGCGATGGTTCTGGCAATCTTGGCACTAGCAATAACACTCCTACAACAGATAAAACAAATACAGACGGAACCTTTGGTGTTCATCAGTTCTATTTAGGATACACTATCGGTGGCACTACTATAACAGCTGGTAAACAAGAGATCGGCTCATTCTTTACAGATGATGAGATAGGTACTGGCGTTAAGGTAGTAAATCAAGATATCGAAGGTTTAACTCTTACAGCTTTTGCATTTGACGCTCTTGAAAATGGTAGTGAAACAGATGGAACGCTTTTTGATAATATAAGAGCTAAAAACCCTTCTACTTATCCTCTTAACGGATATAATGCAGGAAACCTTTATGCTGCAGCAGTTGCAGGCTCTTATGATCCTATAAGTTTTCAACTATGGTATGCCAGCTTGACAGAAGTAGTCGATTTACTAGCTGTTGAAGTAGCTGGAAATTTTGCCGTGACAAATGATGTTTCTATCGGTGCCAAAGCTCAATATGTAAATAGTAATGCGGACTCTGGTTTTAAAGACGCTGCAGCAGCGACTGTTCCATATGATGACGGTAACTTCTATGCAGGTGAGCTTTCTACGTCACTATTTGGTGTAGATTTGGCTGCTGGTTATATCGGATGGAAAGCCAAAGATCATGGTGTAACATCATTTGCCCTAGAGGATAAAGGTCAGTTGATAGCTCCAGGTGAACTATTATTTGGAGATGATGCAGAGCCAACAGATTATACTTTTGCTCAAGGCAAAGGTGATTTCTGGTATGGAACTGCAGGCTATACTTATGACAAATACTTTGCAGGCGTTGATTATATAAATGGTAAAGTTAAATATAAAGACGGCTCAAAAGACAAATATCAAGAGATCGTTCCAAGACTTGCTTATCAATACAACAAAAAGCTTAAATTCAGCTCATTTTACTCTTTCCTAGAGACAAAACATGAAAATGGAAATAAGGATAAAAAAGATAAGTTAAGATTTGAGGCTAAATACTCATTCTAA
- a CDS encoding c-type cytochrome: MKIFKISFLACLFAASAFSASQVYYIEAHGDFGKELAEMATKQANERNEKIQVFIDEDPRRYKDNRILKFGVDRKGRYSVSLGKELYEKQCQSCHGENAEKRPYGSVALKDMNAKDIEDSIISYRSDTSFGGDGKLIMQNQAKITTNNDLGAILAYLKGKDALADQDDQANKPVSTEKKQGSYLR; this comes from the coding sequence ATGAAAATTTTTAAAATTTCTTTTTTGGCGTGTCTTTTTGCGGCAAGTGCATTCAGCGCTTCACAAGTGTATTATATAGAGGCCCACGGCGATTTTGGTAAAGAGCTTGCAGAGATGGCGACAAAACAGGCCAATGAAAGAAATGAAAAAATTCAAGTATTTATCGATGAAGATCCGAGAAGATATAAAGACAATAGAATTTTAAAATTTGGTGTCGATAGAAAAGGTAGATATAGTGTCTCACTCGGTAAAGAGCTTTACGAAAAGCAATGTCAAAGCTGTCATGGAGAAAACGCCGAGAAAAGACCTTACGGTTCAGTAGCGCTAAAAGACATGAATGCTAAAGATATCGAAGATAGCATCATTTCATATAGAAGTGACACATCTTTTGGGGGCGATGGCAAACTAATAATGCAAAATCAAGCCAAAATAACTACGAATAACGATCTTGGAGCGATTTTAGCCTATCTAAAAGGCAAAGATGCACTTGCCGATCAAGATGACCAAGCAAATAAGCCTGTTTCCACAGAGAAAAAACAGGGTAGCTATCTAAGATAA
- the rpsG gene encoding 30S ribosomal protein S7, with translation MRRRKAPVREVLPDPIYGNKVITKFINSLMYDGKKSVATEIMYGALKAIEKKGGDVKGIDVFNDAIENVKPILEVKSRRVGGATYQVPVEVRPVRQQALAIRWLITYARKRSERTMIDKLANELLDAANSKGASFKKKEDTYKMAEANKAFAHYRW, from the coding sequence ATGAGAAGAAGAAAAGCCCCTGTAAGGGAAGTCTTACCTGATCCGATTTACGGAAACAAAGTAATCACTAAATTTATTAACTCTTTGATGTATGACGGCAAAAAAAGCGTCGCTACGGAGATCATGTATGGAGCGCTTAAAGCTATCGAGAAAAAAGGCGGCGATGTTAAAGGCATAGATGTTTTTAACGATGCTATCGAAAACGTAAAACCTATCCTAGAGGTAAAATCACGCCGTGTAGGCGGTGCGACGTATCAAGTCCCTGTGGAGGTTCGTCCTGTCCGCCAACAAGCGCTTGCGATCCGCTGGCTGATCACTTACGCTAGAAAAAGAAGTGAAAGAACCATGATAGACAAGCTGGCAAACGAGCTTCTTGATGCCGCAAATTCAAAAGGCGCATCTTTCAAGAAAAAAGAGGATACCTACAAAATGGCAGAGGCTAATAAAGCGTTTGCTCATTACCGCTGGTAA
- the iadA gene encoding beta-aspartyl-peptidase: MLLIKNAQIFSPKFIGRKDIFICNGKIVCIDENLNPNLPNLKVIEASKFIATPGLIDKHVHITGGGGEGGFKTRVPEIMLSKFIEAGITTAVGLLGTDSATRSVENLVAKANALNDEGITCYAHTGAYNVQTPTITGDIQKDIVFVDKIIGIKLAISDHRSSSVSKNELARIVSAGRVAGMISSKSGHTTLHMGDGKKGLGLVYEALEEFDIPITFFQPTHVNRNENLFNEAVKFLKDGGYIDLTCKNHLSPLEAIKRIKSQGLSTDRITVSSDGYGSFSSYDADGKLLEIGVASVRALFEEFLSLVNDGFSLEEALAFFTTNVANSIAIADKKGKISSGYDADLLLFDENLGLKYVIAKGEILKDENGFIKKGTYE, translated from the coding sequence ATGTTGCTCATAAAAAACGCTCAAATTTTCTCTCCTAAATTTATAGGACGTAAAGATATTTTCATCTGTAACGGCAAGATCGTCTGCATAGATGAAAATTTAAACCCGAATTTGCCAAATTTAAAAGTGATCGAGGCTTCAAAATTTATAGCTACGCCGGGGCTCATCGACAAGCACGTTCATATCACGGGCGGTGGCGGTGAAGGCGGCTTTAAAACCAGGGTGCCCGAGATAATGCTCTCAAAATTTATAGAGGCTGGCATCACGACTGCGGTGGGGCTTTTGGGCACCGATAGTGCGACTAGAAGCGTAGAAAATTTAGTCGCAAAGGCGAATGCACTAAATGACGAAGGCATCACCTGCTACGCTCACACCGGCGCATATAACGTGCAAACCCCGACTATCACGGGCGATATACAAAAAGACATCGTATTTGTAGATAAGATCATAGGCATAAAGCTAGCCATCAGCGATCACCGCTCCTCGTCCGTCAGCAAAAACGAGCTGGCCCGCATCGTCTCGGCCGGTAGGGTCGCTGGGATGATCAGCTCCAAATCAGGCCACACTACGCTTCATATGGGTGACGGTAAAAAGGGGCTCGGGCTAGTTTATGAGGCGTTAGAAGAATTTGACATCCCTATTACGTTTTTTCAGCCTACGCATGTAAATAGAAATGAAAATTTATTTAATGAGGCCGTTAAATTTCTAAAGGACGGCGGATATATCGATCTTACCTGCAAAAATCATCTAAGCCCGCTGGAAGCGATCAAGCGTATAAAATCCCAGGGCTTAAGCACCGATAGAATAACCGTCAGCTCCGATGGATACGGTAGCTTTTCCAGCTATGACGCTGATGGGAAGCTACTTGAGATTGGCGTTGCCAGCGTGAGAGCTTTGTTTGAAGAATTTTTAAGCTTAGTAAATGACGGTTTTAGCTTGGAGGAGGCTTTGGCGTTTTTTACTACAAATGTTGCAAATTCTATCGCTATCGCCGATAAAAAGGGCAAAATTTCAAGCGGATATGATGCTGATTTGCTACTTTTTGACGAAAATTTAGGGCTTAAATATGTCATCGCGAAAGGCGAAATTTTAAAAGATGAGAACGGCTTTATCAAAAAAGGAACGTATGAGTAG